From a region of the Xyrauchen texanus isolate HMW12.3.18 chromosome 39, RBS_HiC_50CHRs, whole genome shotgun sequence genome:
- the LOC127632593 gene encoding store-operated calcium entry regulator STIMATE-like isoform X1: MAVVGVSVLSRDQVPSVSSNSSRTDVDTRGCSNGVFMDTFGIFLQGLLGVVAFSTLMLKRFREPKHERRPWIIWFLDTSKQAIGMLFIHFANVYLSDLTEEDPCSLYLINFLLDATLGMLVIYGGIKAVSVVVEWRQWDSLRFGEYGEPVQCSAWAGQCALYILIMMFEKVMIMLVLLIPQWKKLATLNPITNPHLELAIVMLIVPFFVNALMFWVVDNFLMKKSKTKAKLEEREVGDDPRGNSKVRYRRALSHDDSESEILFSADDEMEDSDGDDDVRRLTGLKPVKKKKHRLGIQV; this comes from the exons ATGGCGGTTGTTGGGGTCAGTGTGTTGTCCCGGGATCAGGTGCCGTCTGTATCCTCCAACTCTTCACGCACTGATGTTGATACCAGGGGCTGCTCCAACGGGGTCTTCATGGACACCTTTGGCATCTTCCTGCAGGGCCTGCTGGGAGTGGTGGCCTTCAGCACACTTATGT tGAAACGCTTCAGGGAGCCTAAACACGAACGGAGACCCTGGATAATCTG GTTTCTGGACACCTCCAAACAGGCCATAGGGATGCTGTTCATTCACTTTGCTAATGTCTACCTGTCTGACCTCACAGAGGAGGACCCAtgttcact ATACCTCATCAACTTCCTATTGGATGCGACGCTGGGTATGCTGGTAATCTATGGCGGCATAAAAGCTGTGAGCGTCGTGGTTGAATGGAGACAATGGGACTCGTTACGATTTGGAGAGTATG GCGAGCCAGTGCAGTGCAGTGCCTGGGCGGGTCAGTGTGCTCTCTATATCCTCATCATGATGTTTGAGAAGGTCATGATCATGCTGGTCCTCCTCATCCCACAATGGAAGAAG CTGGCTACACTCAACCCTATTACGAACCCTCATCTGGAGCTAGCTATCGTCATGCTAATTGTCCCATTTTTCGTGAAC GCTCTGATGTTCTGGGTAGTAGATAACTTCCTAATGAAGAAGAGCAAAACAAAAGCCAAACTGGAGGAGAGAGAGGTGGGAGATGATCCTCGCGGCAATAGCAAAGTGCGCTACAGACGGGCCCTCTCACATGATGACTCTGAATCAGAA ATTCTGTTCTCTGCAGATGACGAAATGGAGGATTCAGATGGTGACGACGATGTACGAAGACTCACAGGGCTCAAGcctgttaagaaaaagaaacacCGGCTTGGTATACAAGTCTGA
- the LOC127632593 gene encoding store-operated calcium entry regulator STIMATE-like isoform X2: protein MAVVGVSVLSRDQVPSVSSNSSRTDVDTRGCSNGVFMDTFGIFLQGLLGVVAFSTLMLKRFREPKHERRPWIIWFLDTSKQAIGMLFIHFANVYLSDLTEEDPCSLYLINFLLDATLGMLVIYGGIKAVSVVVEWRQWDSLRFGEYGEPVQCSAWAGQCALYILIMMFEKVMIMLVLLIPQWKKLATLNPITNPHLELAIVMLIVPFFVNALMFWVVDNFLMKKSKTKAKLEEREVGDDPRGNSKVRYRRALSHDDSESEPVSLQSNEAGVSLRMVYADCSGMQNISTSGYEL, encoded by the exons ATGGCGGTTGTTGGGGTCAGTGTGTTGTCCCGGGATCAGGTGCCGTCTGTATCCTCCAACTCTTCACGCACTGATGTTGATACCAGGGGCTGCTCCAACGGGGTCTTCATGGACACCTTTGGCATCTTCCTGCAGGGCCTGCTGGGAGTGGTGGCCTTCAGCACACTTATGT tGAAACGCTTCAGGGAGCCTAAACACGAACGGAGACCCTGGATAATCTG GTTTCTGGACACCTCCAAACAGGCCATAGGGATGCTGTTCATTCACTTTGCTAATGTCTACCTGTCTGACCTCACAGAGGAGGACCCAtgttcact ATACCTCATCAACTTCCTATTGGATGCGACGCTGGGTATGCTGGTAATCTATGGCGGCATAAAAGCTGTGAGCGTCGTGGTTGAATGGAGACAATGGGACTCGTTACGATTTGGAGAGTATG GCGAGCCAGTGCAGTGCAGTGCCTGGGCGGGTCAGTGTGCTCTCTATATCCTCATCATGATGTTTGAGAAGGTCATGATCATGCTGGTCCTCCTCATCCCACAATGGAAGAAG CTGGCTACACTCAACCCTATTACGAACCCTCATCTGGAGCTAGCTATCGTCATGCTAATTGTCCCATTTTTCGTGAAC GCTCTGATGTTCTGGGTAGTAGATAACTTCCTAATGAAGAAGAGCAAAACAAAAGCCAAACTGGAGGAGAGAGAGGTGGGAGATGATCCTCGCGGCAATAGCAAAGTGCGCTACAGACGGGCCCTCTCACATGATGACTCTGAATCAGAA CCAGTAAGTTTGCAATCTAATGAAGCAGGCGTGTCTTTGAGAATGGTCTACGCTGATTGTTCCGGCATGCAAAACATTAGCACATCCGGTTATGAACTCTAG